Proteins encoded by one window of Glycine soja cultivar W05 chromosome 15, ASM419377v2, whole genome shotgun sequence:
- the LOC114388578 gene encoding E3 ubiquitin-protein ligase RDUF2-like, whose product MNSDTTSYWCYSCTRFVHIHDQNDVVCPRCHGGFVEKVTAGQSARQGFRRRRRNAGSHSPFNPVIVLRGPGEDEESSFELYYDGFDGEGLRPLPSTMSEFLLGSGFDRLLEQVSQIEINGLGRPENPPASKAAIESMPTLEITESHVASETTCAVCKEAFELGELAREMPCKHLYHSDFILPWLSMRNSCPVCRHELPSEQAAPETRVAGQIEEEAVGLTIWRLPGGGFAVGRFAGESPLPVVYTEMESGGNSNEGSRRISLAVGGGRVRESRGGFGRIFRNLFGRIGALTRSRSLSTSLFNRRRSTRTWVLGN is encoded by the coding sequence ATGAACTCGGACACGACGTCGTATTGGTGCTACAGTTGCACGCGCTTCGTTCACATCCACGACCAGAACGACGTCGTGTGCCCCCGCTGCCATGGCGGCTTCGTCGAAAAGGTCACCGCCGGGCAATCGGCAAGGCAGGGgttccgccgccgccgccgcaaCGCCGGGAGCCACTCGCCGTTCAACCCGGTGATCGTGCTCCGTGGACCGGGGGAGGACGAGGAGAGCAGCTTTGAGTTATACTACGACGGATTCGACGGCGAGGGGCTCCGCCCGCTGCCGTCCACCATGTCGGAGTTTCTGCTCGGATCGGGATTCGACCGGTTGCTGGAGCAGGTTTCGCAGATCGAGATAAACGGCTTGGGAAGGCCGGAGAATCCGCCGGCGTCGAAGGCGGCGATAGAGTCAATGCCGACGTTGGAAATCACCGAGTCTCACGTCGCGTCGGAGACGACCTGCGCTGTGTGCAAGGAGGCCTTCGAGCTAGGCGAGTTGGCGCGTGAGATGCCGTGCAAGCACCTCTACCACTCCGATTTCATTCTTCCATGGCTCTCGATGCGAAACTCGTGTCCGGTGTGCCGCCACGAGTTGCCGTCGGAGCAAGCCGCGCCGGAAACCAGAGTCGCCGGCCAGATCGAGGAGGAGGCGGTAGGCTTGACCATATGGAGGTTGCCGGGCGGCGGATTCGCCGTCGGGAGGTTCGCCGGCGAGAGCCCTTTGCCAGTGGTGTACACGGAGATGGAGAGTGGCGGGAACTCCAACGAAGGTTCTCGAAGAATCTCTCTGGCTGTTGGAGGCGGCAGAGTTAGGGAAAGTCGTGGTGGATTTGGGAGAATTTTCCGCAATTTGTTTGGGAGAATTGGGGCTTTGACTAGAAGCCGTAGCCTTTCAACTTCACTCTTCAATAGAAGAAGAAGTACTAGAACCTGGGTCTTGGGAAATTGA